The following proteins are encoded in a genomic region of Gimesia algae:
- a CDS encoding flotillin family protein — MISIKTVRQGERVAIWDYKGRVEYVDGPRRLILFRKSIEPLRQYCAGADQYLSIEFVDGHCEHQRGPISIWYDPVQHLSIDVITALELDSHEAIVVYRRIGNEVHRRVERGPMLFVPEENEWLHDFRWHGADPKDPAHKVPRALNFNKLRVIPDQTYYLVDEVRTADDALLTVKLMIFFELSDIEKMLDQTHDPIADFINAVTADVVDFTGTRSFEAFKQDTEQLNELESYQNLLARAARIGYQVNKVVYRGYTAGETLQTMHDSAIEARTRLKLDAETEIQAQELADVQLAREAIRAEKRQEMESKQTEHDIHLQRLQHDEQIHQQAELQLADEETSRRVNQIELEHQRAKNEEQGRYLAAMREMQIDLTRYLVAQYQNPDRLIRISGDHDANLHLHEEN, encoded by the coding sequence ATGATCAGTATTAAAACAGTTCGACAGGGGGAGCGGGTTGCGATCTGGGATTATAAAGGGCGGGTGGAGTATGTCGATGGTCCTCGGCGGTTGATCCTGTTTCGCAAGTCGATTGAACCGTTGCGGCAGTATTGTGCCGGTGCAGACCAGTATCTTTCTATTGAATTTGTCGACGGGCACTGCGAACATCAGCGGGGACCGATCTCGATCTGGTATGACCCGGTTCAGCATTTATCGATTGACGTCATAACTGCGCTGGAACTGGATTCGCACGAAGCGATCGTGGTCTATCGCCGTATCGGAAATGAAGTCCACAGACGCGTGGAACGTGGCCCCATGCTATTCGTTCCCGAGGAAAATGAATGGCTGCATGACTTTCGGTGGCATGGTGCAGACCCGAAAGATCCAGCCCACAAGGTTCCCCGGGCGTTAAACTTTAATAAACTGCGGGTCATTCCAGACCAGACGTACTATCTGGTAGACGAAGTGCGAACTGCCGATGATGCGTTACTGACCGTCAAACTGATGATCTTTTTTGAATTGTCTGACATTGAAAAGATGCTGGATCAGACGCACGATCCCATTGCCGACTTTATCAATGCGGTCACGGCCGACGTCGTCGATTTTACCGGAACGCGTTCCTTCGAAGCGTTCAAGCAGGACACCGAGCAGTTGAACGAACTGGAGTCGTACCAGAATCTGCTGGCACGGGCAGCCCGGATTGGCTACCAGGTCAATAAGGTTGTGTACCGCGGTTACACGGCGGGCGAGACACTGCAGACGATGCACGACAGTGCGATCGAAGCCCGGACACGACTGAAGCTGGATGCGGAGACCGAAATTCAGGCCCAGGAACTGGCCGACGTGCAACTGGCGCGGGAAGCCATCCGGGCCGAAAAACGCCAGGAGATGGAGTCGAAACAAACCGAACACGACATTCACCTGCAGCGATTGCAGCACGACGAGCAGATTCATCAGCAGGCAGAATTACAACTTGCCGACGAAGAGACCAGTCGCCGCGTCAATCAGATCGAGTTGGAACATCAGCGAGCGAAAAATGAAGAACAGGGTCGTTATCTGGCAGCGATGCGCGAAATGCAGATCGACCTGACCCGGTACCTGGTCGCCCAGTACCAGAACCCGGACCGTCTGATTCGCATCAGCGGCGATCATGACGCGAACCTGCATTTGCACGAAGAGAATTAA
- a CDS encoding NADAR family protein: MTIYFYSTKDAYGEFSNFKAYPFELKGKTWRTVEHYFQAQKFAGTEHEEELRETPSPMVVARKGRSRKRPLRTDWEEVKDQIMREAVYAKFEQHAELEEMLLNTGDNEIVEQTTRDYYWGCGSEGTGKNMLGIILMETRERLLSRQTADPKE; this comes from the coding sequence ATGACAATCTATTTTTATTCGACGAAAGATGCTTACGGCGAGTTTTCGAACTTCAAAGCGTATCCTTTCGAATTGAAGGGGAAGACCTGGCGAACCGTGGAGCACTATTTCCAGGCACAGAAATTCGCAGGAACAGAGCACGAAGAAGAATTACGCGAAACTCCCAGCCCGATGGTCGTGGCCCGGAAAGGACGTTCGCGAAAGCGACCACTGCGAACAGACTGGGAAGAAGTAAAAGACCAGATTATGCGAGAAGCAGTATATGCAAAATTTGAGCAACACGCGGAACTTGAAGAAATGTTGTTGAACACAGGAGACAATGAGATCGTGGAACAGACAACGCGCGACTACTACTGGGGCTGCGGCTCAGAAGGCACCGGAAAAAACATGCTGGGAATCATTCTCATGGAAACACGAGAACGTTTGCTAAGCCGCCAAACGGCTGATCCGAAAGAATAG